The window GCGCCGCCGCCCCAATTCTCAAATAACGCGCTGCCCGGAACATTCGGACAACGGGTCGCCTTGTGCCATCTTTGGCACAAAAGCGCGACCAACGGCAGCAAACCTATCATCAGAAATCATTACAGCGCGTTACCTACTGCATGTCTCCGTAAAACTGATCTCGATTTACGGAGACATGCAGTAGACTCAAAGTGCAACAGCGTGCGCTTATGATAGGCGCGCGAACCTTTGGGCGCCGATGTATAGAACCAAAGATCATGCGAGAAAAGGCCGCCGCCCCTTCCGGAGCGGCGGCCTTGATGGTGGTTCTGGCGGGCCTTTTATTGCGGCTGAGGCTCGAAGCCGCCTTCGGGCTCTTCGCCCTTGGTGCCGACTTCCTTCTTCGTGCCGGCCGAAGGCACGGCCGATCCGCGATGCGGCGGCGTGTCGTCGCCGAGATCGCGGGCCGGCTTCTCGCCGCGGATCAGCGCCTTGATCTCGTCGCCGGTCAATGTTTCGTATTCGAGCAGTCCTTCCGCGAGCGCAACGAACTCACTGTGGTTGTTGGTCAGAATGCTGCGCGCCGCCTCGTAGGCGTCGTCGATCAGGCGACGGATCTCGTTGTCGATCTTCTGCGCGGTCGCTTCGGAGACATTCTTCTGCTGCGCGACGGAATGACCGAGGAAGACCTCCTGCTGGTTCTCGCCATAGGCGACCTGGCCGAGCTGGTCGGAGAAGCCCCATTGCGTCACCATCGCGCGTGCGAGCTTCGTCGCCTGCTCGATGTCGGAGGAGGCGCCGGAGGTGATGTTCTCCTTGCCGAAGGTCAATTCCTCGGCGACGCGTCCACCCATCATGATGGCAAGCCGCGAGATCATCCACTTGTAACTCATGGAGTAGCGGTCGCCCTCGGGCAATTGCATAACCATGCCGAGTGCGCGCCCGCGCGGGATGATCGTCGCTTTGTGCAGCGGATCCGCCGAGGGGACATTGAGCGCGACGATCGCGTGGCCGGCCTCGTGATAGGCCGTCAGCTTCTTCTCGGCCTCGGTCATGGCGGAGGAGCGACGCTCCGCGCCCATCATGATCTTGTCCTTGGCGTCCTCGAACTCCTGCATGGTGACGAGACGCTTGTTGCGCCGCGCCGCCATCAGCGCCGCCTCGTTGACGAGGTTCATGAGGTCCGCGCCGGAGAAGCCGGGCGTGCCGCGGGCAAGCACCTTGAGATCGACATTGGGTGCGAGCGGCACGTTGCGGACGTGCACCTTGAGGATACGCTCGCGACCGTTGATGTCCGGGTTCGGCACCACGACCTGCCGGTCGAACCGACCGGGGCGCAGGAGCGCGGGGTCGAGCACGTCGGGACGGTTGGTCGCGGCGATCAGGATGATTCCCTCATTCGCCTCGAAGCCATCCATTTCGACCAGCAGCTGGTTCAGCGTCTGCTCGCGCTCGTCATTGCCGCCGCCGAGGCCCGCACCGCGGTGACGACCGACAGCGTCGATCTCGTCGATGAAGATGATGCAAGGGGCGTTCTTCTTCGCCTGCTCGAACATGTCGCGGACGCGCGAGGCACCGACGCCGACGAACATCTCGACGAAATCCGAACCGGAGATGGTGAAGAAGGGAACATTCGCCTCACCCGCAACGGAGCGGGCAAGCAGCGTCTTGCCGGTTCCGGGGGGGCCGACGAGCAACACGCCGCGCGGGATGCGTCCACCAAGACGCTGGAACTTCTGCGGATCGCGCAAGAATTCGACGATTTCCTCGAGGTCCTGCTTGGCTTCGTCAACGCCCGCGACATCGTCAAAGGTCACGCGGCCATGCGCCTCGGTCAGAAGCTTCGCCTTCGACTTGCCGAATCCCATGGCGCCACGCGAGCCGCCCTGCATCTGACGCATGAAGAACAGCCAGACGCCGAGGATCAAAAGCATCGGCAGGAGAGTGCCGATATAGCTCAGGAAACCGGAGGAGCCGTCGGCTTCCGGACGCACCGTCACCGTCACGTCCTTCGCCTCCAGCCGCTCGGTAAACGCAGTGTCTACGGCAGGCGCATAGGTCTGGAAGGTCGAGCCGCTCTCGGAGTAGCTGCCGATCACCTTGGAACCGGTGATCACCACTTCTTTGACGCGATTGGCATCGACGTCCTTCAGGAACTGCGAGAAGGGAATTTCACGCGACCCCGCGCGCTCGGTCGGCTGCTGGAACATGCTGAATAGCGCTATCAGGAGAAGCGCTATGATTGCCCAGAGGGCAAAATTTCGAAAATTAGGGTTCATCGAACTCCCCGGAACCTGCCGCAGCCCGGCTTTCGCCGGACCATACTCGTGTTCCCTAACATAGGGTTCCCGCAGTGCCTTGCCAAGGCAAACCGCTGGCTACCCTTCCTTTTCCGTCAAAACATCATGAACCGGCGGAGCCGGGTATCGATCGCGCCCGAACAGTACGGCAATGGCATCAGCCATGATCCTGTCGAAACCGGGCAAAAAGGTGTCATAAAGCCCGATACGGCACTCGATCACCGCTGCCTCGCCCCCTGAGGTTCCGGCCTCCGCAGGCACGATGCGAGGTGCCACTTCCGAGACCTTTTTTGCAGCCCCCTTCGGCAGTCCTGCGTCAATAAGCCTCTGCCGCAGCGCGGCGCCGTCCGCGCCCGCGCTGACCGTCAGGGCGGGTCCCCGGCTCGTGATGCTGAAGCGCCCGTCCCAGAGGCCCTCGCCGCCCGGTTCGATGCTAAGGACGGGAAGATTGCGGGGCTCCCGGAAGAGATAGAGACCGCGGCGACGCCGGTCGAAGACCACCCGTCCGGCCGTCATGCGGCCCGGCGCGCCCGATTGCAGAAAACCTGAGAGCCTCTGGATCGTTCCGCGCGCCGGCAGGTGGTCGCGCCCCCCGAGGACCGCAGCAACCGACATCAGCGCGCGGCGCCAATCCGGGTCGTCCATCTTCCCCGCCTCGGCTGTCGCAATCTCCGCCACCAGCGCCCCGTATACCTTGACACGTTCCTCGATCAGCGCCGCCGCTCTTGCCGAGGAGGTCGCCCGTTGCGCCCCGCTCCAAACGGTCGCCGACGCGCTATCCGACGCATCCAGATCCGCCCGCAGGCGAGCGCGCTCGAATTGAGGATTGACATTGCTCGGATCGTCGGACCACCCGATGCCCCGCGCGTTGAGGAAGGCGCGGATCTCTGCGCGGTGGATGCGGAGGAACGGCCTTAGAACCCAAATCTTCCGGGCATACAGCATGGTTGGCGCCATGCCTGCGGCGCCCTGTCCCTCGCCCATTTCGCCTTCGACCGGGTGGCGTGCGCCGCGCATGGCGATGGTCTCGCGCTGATCGTCGGCCGTATGGCCGGTGGCGATGCAATCGGCGTCAAGCGCGCTGGCCGCCACGGAAAGCAGTTCGTAGCGCTTGTTGCGCGCCGCCGCCTGGATGCCGGTCCGGGGCTTGTTGCCCTCCCAGCGAAGAATGTGATGAGGAATGCCGAGCTCGGCGCAGAACCTGCCGACCGCTTCGGCCTCAGCCGCAGACCCTGGGCGTAACGCGTGGTCAACGGTGCAGGCGGCAAGGGAGAAGCCGTTCTTCACTTCCGCGATTGCCGAATGCAGGGCGAAGAGCAGGCCCATGGAATCGCTGCCGCCGGAAACGGCGACGAGTATCCGGCCGGGTTTTACGAAGGATGTGAGAAAACGTCGGGCCGCATCGAGGACGGCGTCGGGCATCAAATGGGCCTCAGCAGCCGAAGCGGCTTTGCTCACTGGTCACCTTCGCCTTCACGGCGGCCGATGCCTGGGGATAGCGCTTGTTCACCTCGCGCAATGTCGCGCAAGCCGTTTCCTTGTTGTCGAGAGCCCCGAGTGACATGCCGAGCTTCAGAAGCATTTCGGGTGCCTTGGGCGATTTGCCGTAGGTCTGGTGAGCGTTCAGGAAGGTCTTCGCCGCATCGCTGAACTTGCCCTGCGAATATTGTGCTTCACCCATCCAGAAGCTGGCATCAGCCGCGTTTTCACCCTCGGGAAAAGCCTCGAGGTATTGTCGAAACTCCTGTTCGGCCAAACCGTAATCGCCAGAAAGCACATGGCCATAGGCAGCCTGATAGAGATCGCCCGCATTGCCGAGCGCAGCCGTCTGCTGGCCCCCTGCCGCATTGCCGCCGATACCGGGCGTAACCTGGGCGGCCGGGCCGGTATCAACGCCCGGCAGCGTGGCGTTTGCACCGGGCTCGATATCCGTGGTGGCCGAGACCGGATTGCCGTTCTCGTCGAAAATGATCTGGCCGAGCGACGTCGGCGGCGGCGCGGCGCCTGGATCTCTAGCGGCCAGATCGCCATTGGCCGGAGCGGCCGGTGCAGGACTTTCCGTCACCTCGGGGGTGACGGATGCCTGGTCGTTCGTCTTCGGCGCCTCAAGCGCGCCACTTTTCTGGCCGGAGGACCTGCCGTTTTCGAGATCCTGGAAGCGGAACTCGTTATCCTCCTGGAACTTCCGGATCTGTTCCTGCATCTGCAGGAGTTGGAAGCTCATTTCCTCGATACGCCCGTTGAGAGAGCGGATCTGTTCCTCGAGCTGGCCGATCCGACCGACGTCGGCCGATTGCACTTGCACCACCGGCACGTCGCCTTTGCCGGCTCCGGTCACGCGGGCAAAGAACCCGGAGAGCGGCATGGCATTCGCCATTGGGCCGAGGCTCGAAAGGGCCGTCAGACCAATCAGTCCTGCCACGACAAATTTCTTCATATCATTTGTCCTGTTCGAATCCGATTACTCCCACCCCGATCGCGCCGCAGTACATTCGCCGATTCCTTGGGGTGAGCGCCGCACAGTTTTCCAATTGCCGTGAAAAAGCAACGGAGTTCGGCCAAAGTGTGGTAAAAAAGCAAAAGGGCGGCCCCAGGGCCGCCCTCTGCTTCCATAAGGACTGAAGATCAGCTTCCGGCTCCGCCGAGAACAGTGACGGCGCGGCGGTTTTGCGACCAGCAGGAAATGTCGTCGCACACGGCCACAGGCTTTTCCTTGCCGTAGGAGATCGTACGCATGCGGTTGGCGGGAACGCCGCGGCTGACGAGATAGTCGCGGGTTGCGGCGGCGCGGCGGGCGCCAAGCGCAAGGTTGTATTCGCGGGTGCCGCGCTCGTCGGCATGGCCCTCGACGGTGATCGCGTAGTTCGGATATTTCGCCAGCCATTGCGCCTGACGGTCGAGCGTTGCCTGGGCATCGGCGCGGATCGAGCTCGAATCCGTGTCGAAGAAGATACGGTCGCCCACATTGACGGTGAAGTCCTGCTGCGAACCCGGCGTTGACGCTCCGGCACCGCCGAGGCCGAGGCCGGCAGCGTCGTTCGGCAGGTTCTTCTTCGAGGCGCAGCCGGCAAGGGCAAGCGTCATCACGAGGGCGATCATGACCGGATTGCGGGCAACGGTCTGCAGGCGGCTTGCGGCCGGGGTGTCAATTCGGCTCATGGGGCCGGGTCTCCTTGAGAAGTGTCATAAGAGAGGTGTCTGAATTCACGGTTGCCAGACTGTAACCGGAAGCGGTTAATTGCTCTTCAACGGATATGGTTAACGAAACGGAAATATGTGTGGGAAGCCCGCTACACCAGCACTTTGCGGCGAGAAAGCGGCACATCGACCGCATTCCACGCCGCAGCTGTGGATATCCCGCCCCTTTACTGCGCCTTGCGCTCTTCAGGACACGCCAAGGACACTGCACGTCTTTGAATTTGCGCATCGTGGTTTCCGAAAATCGGGTCCGATCTCGGGCCGATGCGTCAAGTTCCGGGGCCGGCGGAATTCAAACCGGCATAGCTGAACGCGCTTTACTCCATCAGCGGCGACCAGGCCGGGTCGGAGGCAAAGCCCTGGGTCTGGACAAGCTGCTCGTTATAGCCCGTGAGGTCGATGGAATAGAGCTGCGGGCCACCGGCGCCGGCATTCTGGCGGAAGAACATCAGCACGCGGCCGTTCGGCGCCCAGGTCGGCCCCTCGTTGTGGAAACCGGTGGTAAGGATGCGCTCACCCGAACCGTCCGGCTTCATCACGCCGATCGAGAACTTGCCGCCCGACTGCTTGGTGAAGGCGATGAGATCGCCGCGCGGGGACCAGACGGGGGTGGAATAGGAGCCGTCGCCGAAGGAGATACGCGTCTGCCCGGAGCCGTCGGCAGCCATGACGTAGAGCTGCTGCTTGCCGCCGCGGTCGCTTTCGAAGACGATCCGGCTTCCGTCGGGTGAATAGGACGGCGACGTGTCGATCGCGGCGGTGTTGGTCAGCCGCGTCGTCGTGCGCGAGCGCAGGTCCATCGTGTAGATATTGGCGTTGCCGTCCTGCTGCAGGCTCATGATCACCCGCTGCCCATCCGGCGAGAAGCGCGGAGCGAAAGTCATGCCGGGGAAGTTGCCGACGACTTCGCGCTGTCCGGTTTCGAGCTGCAGCAGGTAGACGCGCGGCTGCTGATCCTCGAACGACATATAGGTGATTTCCTGCCGGTTCGGCGAGAAGCGCGGCGTCAGCACGATGTCGTTCGTATTGGTCAGCGCGCGAGCATTGGCGCCGTCCTGGTCCATGATGGCGAGCTGGCGCTTGCGCGCATTCTTCGGGCCGCTTTCGGCGACATAGACGATACGGGTGTCGAAATAGCCCTTTTCGCCGGTAATCCGCTCATAGATCGCGTCAGCGATGATATGGGCGACGCGGCGCCAGTTTTCCGGCTGCGTATAGAACTGCTGGCCCAGCATCTGCTGTCCGGCGAAAGTGTCCCACAGGCGGAACTCCGCCTTCAGCCTTCCGTCGCCCTCCTGGGTGACGCGGCCGATGACGAGCGCCTGGGCGTTGATCACCTTCCAGTCTTCGAAGCGTGGGGCGGCATCCGGATTGGAGATCTTCTCGATGAAGGCGCCCTTGTCGACCGGCGCGAAGAGTCCGGAGCGTTTGAGGTCGGCGGCAATCACATCGGAGATCTTCTGACCGAGTTCGCCCTGCAGGAAGTCGGTGACCGCGATCGGCAGCGGCTCGACATTGCCCTTGTTGATGTCGATCTCCACAATCGCATTGGCCGGTGCGGCAAAAAGCGCCCCGGCAAACATCAACATGAGAAGACGGAAAAGATTGCGTCTCAGCATTTCCATGAAGCCTTTCAGCGTTGCATCCTTTTAGAGCATCGAGTTAGAGCATCGAGCTCGGATCGAAGTTGACCACGACCTCGCTCCACGTGTCGTATTTGTCGGCCGGCAAACCCTGGAAGGGTGCGGATTTGAGAATGGCGCGGCGAGCACCGCCCATCAGGGCGCGGCGCGCCGCATCGGAGCCGCCGGTCGCCTCGACTTCCGGCTCCCCAATCAATTCGCCGTTGGGATCAAGTCTCATCCGCACCGTGATGCGCACATCCGCTGCGTCGGCCATGCCGGGGATAATGGACCAATTGTTCTGGATCTGCCCACGCAGTGCGTCGATCTCGCTCTGAGAAAGCTTTTCACCCGAAGTCGTCTTCTTGCCGCCGAGCGCAGCCTCCTCGGTCGAGCGCTTCGCGCCGCCGCCGGAGGATTCTTGCTTGTTGAGCAGCGCGGCGATTTCGTCGGCGTTGAAGTCGCTCTCCTTCTGCGAGCTCGCTTTCTTCTGCTCCTTCTTCGCCTCTTCCTTCTTGCGCTCGGGCGTCTTGGCGGTCTGTGCCGGTTTTTCGACCTTGGGCTTCGCCATTGGCGTCGGCACCTTGTCGGGCAGAGCCTCGGCCTCGGGGCTTTCCGCCGGCTTCTCCTCGACCGGCGCCGCTTCCGGCTTCACGTCCGACATCACCTCCTGCTTCGGCTCAGGCAGCGCAGCAACTTCCGTCGCAGGCTCGGAAGCCGGCTTCGTCTCTTCGACTTGCTCGATCTCCTCCCGGACCGGATCGGGGGTCGGGGGAGCCTTCTCGGTCTTTTCCGGGGCGGCGGCCGCTTCGTTCGGCACCGGCTTGGCGTCGGGCTTCGGCGGCGACTTGATGTCCACATCGTTGTCGCCGACATTCTCGGCGTTCTCGACGGGCGTCGGCTTCTTGGTCGGAACGGGCGAGGCCTTTTCCTTGGCCGGCGCTTGTTTGTCGCCCTGCTGGATCTGGGTGATCGATTCGACCGGCACGATGTCGACCGGCAGCGCCTCGACATCGGCGACCTCGAATTCGGCCGGGCTGCCGAGCGACACCAGCGCCCAGGTCAGGACCAGGACGTGGAGGACAGCAGATGTAGCAAGACTGCCCTTCATGGCCTGGGATCACTTTTCCTGTTCTTGGAGCGTTACGAGTCCGAGATTCTTGAAGCCGGCGGCCGAGATGCGCGCCATGACCTTCATCACCGTGCCGTAATCGGCATTGGTGTCGCCGCGCACATAAATGCGCTCGTTATAGCCGGTGGTGGCGATCGCCTCGAGCTTCGGCACGACCTCGTCGATGCCGATCGGCGTTTCCTGCAGGAAGATCTCGCCGGCCGGATTGACCGAAACGGTGATCGGCTGGGTGTCCGCGTTCATCGCCTTCGCCTGCGTTTCCGGCAGGTCGATCGGCACGCCGACCGTCATCATTGGCGCCGCCACCATGAAGATGATCAAGAGCACCAGCATGACGTCGACGAGCGGCGTCACGTTGATTTCGCTGATCGTGGCTCTCCGGCCGCTGCGCCGGCGGCGCCCGCCGCCCGACCCCTTGGCTCCGCCAACTGCCATACCCATAAGCGTGGTCTCCGTTCCCGGCGATTACTGCGCAGCCTGGCGCGAAGGCTGCAGCTTCTCGTCGATCTGCCGCGACAGGATGGCGGAGAACTCGTCGGCAAAAGCTTCCATGCGCGCCGCCAGCTTGCCTGCGTCCGCGGTGAACTTGTTGTAGGCGATGACGGCCGGGATAGCGGCAAGCAGGCCGATCGCGGTCGCCAGCAGCGCCTCGGCGATCCCGGGCGCAACGACGGCGAGGTTGGTCGACTTCGAACCGGCGATCGCCTGGAACGAGGTCATGATGCCGACGACGGTACCGAAGAGGCCGATAAAGGGAGCCGCCGAGCCGATGGTCGCCAGCGAGCCGAGCCGCGCTTCGAGGCTTTCGGATTCGCGGGCGAGCGTCACGTCCATCGCGCGGTCGATGCGCATCTGCAGGCCGATCGGCGAACGAGCGCCGCGCTCGAAGCTCTTCTTCCACTCGCGCATCGCCGAGACGAAGATCGCGCCCATGCCCGTCGTGTTCCGATCCGAAAGCGTGCGATAGAGCTCCTCCAGCGACTGTCCAGACCAGAAGACCTGCTCGAAACTGTCGAGCTGGCGCCGGACGCGCCCGTAATTCAGCGACTTGTCGACGACGATCGCCCAGGTCCAGACCGAGGCTCCGATCAGACCCAGCATGACCAGCTTCACGACAAGGCCCGCCTGCATGAACAGCGACCAGAGGGTCACATCGCTCGTCGCGGCCAATCCTACCTGTTCCATCGATTCAGTCCCCGAATCCAAATACCCGGCAGAGCGGCTCATGCTCATGACCGGGTTGCCCAAACGTCTTTTGCAAGTATGCCCCGGCATTGCCAACCATCGCGGCATTGCGATCTTTTGCTTTAGCCTGCCTTCTTGCCGTCAATTTTGGTCAAAGGATGACGTGCACTGCACAAATCCTGATACACAGATTAAGACACCGTTATAGTTAAAGGAGTATTACCGAACGTCGCCACAGGCGGAACTTCACCGCGATTTGAACGTTTCGGTTCCATGTTTTTAGGCCGCCGAGACAGACTCGGGAACCGCCAGCGCCGCAATCCGGCCGCCGCGAAGAATGAGGTGTGGCGATGGTAGCGCGCGCATTGTGGAAAGGTCAGCTTCGCCTCTCCCTGGTCCCCGTCGAGCTCTTCAGCGCGATGCGGACGGGGGCTCGAATCTCGTTTCGCCAGATCCACAAGCCGTCCGGCAAGCCGATCCGCTATCAGAAGTTGGCGGAGGCATAGGGCCGGTCGACGTCGAGTCGCGCAAAGCCGATCCGATGTTCTCGGAGATCTCCGGGAAGAAGGCGGAGAAGGAACTCCTGGAGGTCGCGACCGCGCTCATCGACCGCAAGTCCGCACCCTTCGATGTGGGGGCCTTCAAGGACAACTACGCGGCCGCACTCCAGGATCTGGTGAAGCGGAAGGTGAAGGGCAAATCGGGGCGCGTCGAGATCGAGAAGGAGGAGCGCGTGCAGCGGCGCGGCGAGAATGTCGTCGACCTGGTGACCGCGTTGAAGAAGAGCCTGGAGGGCAGCGAAGGCAAGAAGACCAAGGCGCAATCCTCGTCGTCCGGTCGCAGCCGGCGGAAGTCGGCGTGAGGAGCGTCCATGGCCGCGCGCAGCGAACCGCTTTCCGAATATAATCGACGTCGCGATTTCACCCGGACGCGTGAACCGAGGGGAACCGTCGCGCGAGGGCATCAGGGCAGAAAGCGCTTTCTCGTCCAGAAGCACGACGCGACCCGGCTACATTTCGACTTCCGCCTCGAATGGGAGGGCGTGCTGAAGAGCTGGGCCGTCACGCGGGGGCCGAGCCTCGACCCTGAAGACAAGCGCCTTGCCGTGCGCACGGAGGATCACCCGCTCGCCTATGGCGATTTCGAGGGCACGATCCCCGAGGGTGAGTATGGCGGCGGCACGGTGATGCTCTGGGACACCGGCTGGTGGGAGCC is drawn from Sinorhizobium sojae CCBAU 05684 and contains these coding sequences:
- the tolB gene encoding Tol-Pal system beta propeller repeat protein TolB; this translates as MEMLRRNLFRLLMLMFAGALFAAPANAIVEIDINKGNVEPLPIAVTDFLQGELGQKISDVIAADLKRSGLFAPVDKGAFIEKISNPDAAPRFEDWKVINAQALVIGRVTQEGDGRLKAEFRLWDTFAGQQMLGQQFYTQPENWRRVAHIIADAIYERITGEKGYFDTRIVYVAESGPKNARKRQLAIMDQDGANARALTNTNDIVLTPRFSPNRQEITYMSFEDQQPRVYLLQLETGQREVVGNFPGMTFAPRFSPDGQRVIMSLQQDGNANIYTMDLRSRTTTRLTNTAAIDTSPSYSPDGSRIVFESDRGGKQQLYVMAADGSGQTRISFGDGSYSTPVWSPRGDLIAFTKQSGGKFSIGVMKPDGSGERILTTGFHNEGPTWAPNGRVLMFFRQNAGAGGPQLYSIDLTGYNEQLVQTQGFASDPAWSPLME
- the pal gene encoding peptidoglycan-associated lipoprotein Pal, whose protein sequence is MSRIDTPAASRLQTVARNPVMIALVMTLALAGCASKKNLPNDAAGLGLGGAGASTPGSQQDFTVNVGDRIFFDTDSSSIRADAQATLDRQAQWLAKYPNYAITVEGHADERGTREYNLALGARRAAATRDYLVSRGVPANRMRTISYGKEKPVAVCDDISCWSQNRRAVTVLGGAGS
- the tolQ gene encoding protein TolQ, translated to MEQVGLAATSDVTLWSLFMQAGLVVKLVMLGLIGASVWTWAIVVDKSLNYGRVRRQLDSFEQVFWSGQSLEELYRTLSDRNTTGMGAIFVSAMREWKKSFERGARSPIGLQMRIDRAMDVTLARESESLEARLGSLATIGSAAPFIGLFGTVVGIMTSFQAIAGSKSTNLAVVAPGIAEALLATAIGLLAAIPAVIAYNKFTADAGKLAARMEAFADEFSAILSRQIDEKLQPSRQAAQ
- the ftsH gene encoding ATP-dependent zinc metalloprotease FtsH, with the translated sequence MNPNFRNFALWAIIALLLIALFSMFQQPTERAGSREIPFSQFLKDVDANRVKEVVITGSKVIGSYSESGSTFQTYAPAVDTAFTERLEAKDVTVTVRPEADGSSGFLSYIGTLLPMLLILGVWLFFMRQMQGGSRGAMGFGKSKAKLLTEAHGRVTFDDVAGVDEAKQDLEEIVEFLRDPQKFQRLGGRIPRGVLLVGPPGTGKTLLARSVAGEANVPFFTISGSDFVEMFVGVGASRVRDMFEQAKKNAPCIIFIDEIDAVGRHRGAGLGGGNDEREQTLNQLLVEMDGFEANEGIILIAATNRPDVLDPALLRPGRFDRQVVVPNPDINGRERILKVHVRNVPLAPNVDLKVLARGTPGFSGADLMNLVNEAALMAARRNKRLVTMQEFEDAKDKIMMGAERRSSAMTEAEKKLTAYHEAGHAIVALNVPSADPLHKATIIPRGRALGMVMQLPEGDRYSMSYKWMISRLAIMMGGRVAEELTFGKENITSGASSDIEQATKLARAMVTQWGFSDQLGQVAYGENQQEVFLGHSVAQQKNVSEATAQKIDNEIRRLIDDAYEAARSILTNNHSEFVALAEGLLEYETLTGDEIKALIRGEKPARDLGDDTPPHRGSAVPSAGTKKEVGTKGEEPEGGFEPQPQ
- the tilS gene encoding tRNA lysidine(34) synthetase TilS, which codes for MPDAVLDAARRFLTSFVKPGRILVAVSGGSDSMGLLFALHSAIAEVKNGFSLAACTVDHALRPGSAAEAEAVGRFCAELGIPHHILRWEGNKPRTGIQAAARNKRYELLSVAASALDADCIATGHTADDQRETIAMRGARHPVEGEMGEGQGAAGMAPTMLYARKIWVLRPFLRIHRAEIRAFLNARGIGWSDDPSNVNPQFERARLRADLDASDSASATVWSGAQRATSSARAAALIEERVKVYGALVAEIATAEAGKMDDPDWRRALMSVAAVLGGRDHLPARGTIQRLSGFLQSGAPGRMTAGRVVFDRRRRGLYLFREPRNLPVLSIEPGGEGLWDGRFSITSRGPALTVSAGADGAALRQRLIDAGLPKGAAKKVSEVAPRIVPAEAGTSGGEAAVIECRIGLYDTFLPGFDRIMADAIAVLFGRDRYPAPPVHDVLTEKEG
- a CDS encoding cell envelope integrity protein TolA yields the protein MKGSLATSAVLHVLVLTWALVSLGSPAEFEVADVEALPVDIVPVESITQIQQGDKQAPAKEKASPVPTKKPTPVENAENVGDNDVDIKSPPKPDAKPVPNEAAAAPEKTEKAPPTPDPVREEIEQVEETKPASEPATEVAALPEPKQEVMSDVKPEAAPVEEKPAESPEAEALPDKVPTPMAKPKVEKPAQTAKTPERKKEEAKKEQKKASSQKESDFNADEIAALLNKQESSGGGAKRSTEEAALGGKKTTSGEKLSQSEIDALRGQIQNNWSIIPGMADAADVRITVRMRLDPNGELIGEPEVEATGGSDAARRALMGGARRAILKSAPFQGLPADKYDTWSEVVVNFDPSSML
- the tolR gene encoding protein TolR; this encodes MGMAVGGAKGSGGGRRRRSGRRATISEINVTPLVDVMLVLLIIFMVAAPMMTVGVPIDLPETQAKAMNADTQPITVSVNPAGEIFLQETPIGIDEVVPKLEAIATTGYNERIYVRGDTNADYGTVMKVMARISAAGFKNLGLVTLQEQEK
- the ybgF gene encoding tol-pal system protein YbgF, translating into MKKFVVAGLIGLTALSSLGPMANAMPLSGFFARVTGAGKGDVPVVQVQSADVGRIGQLEEQIRSLNGRIEEMSFQLLQMQEQIRKFQEDNEFRFQDLENGRSSGQKSGALEAPKTNDQASVTPEVTESPAPAAPANGDLAARDPGAAPPPTSLGQIIFDENGNPVSATTDIEPGANATLPGVDTGPAAQVTPGIGGNAAGGQQTAALGNAGDLYQAAYGHVLSGDYGLAEQEFRQYLEAFPEGENAADASFWMGEAQYSQGKFSDAAKTFLNAHQTYGKSPKAPEMLLKLGMSLGALDNKETACATLREVNKRYPQASAAVKAKVTSEQSRFGC